A single region of the Streptococcus macedonicus ACA-DC 198 genome encodes:
- the spxA2 gene encoding Transcriptional regulator SpxA2 — MIKIYTISSCTSCKKAKTWLNAHQLPYKEQNLGKEPLTREEILAILTKTENGIESIVSSKNRYAKALDCDIEDLSLSEVIDLIQENPRILKSPILIDDKRLQVGYKEDDIRAFLPRSIRNVENAEARLRAAL; from the coding sequence ATGATTAAAATTTACACAATTTCAAGTTGTACAAGCTGTAAGAAAGCCAAGACATGGCTAAACGCTCATCAGCTCCCTTATAAAGAACAGAATTTAGGAAAAGAACCACTAACACGAGAAGAAATCTTAGCGATATTAACTAAAACTGAAAACGGGATTGAAAGTATCGTTTCATCTAAAAACCGTTACGCAAAAGCACTTGATTGCGATATTGAGGATTTAAGTCTGAGCGAGGTTATTGACCTTATTCAAGAAAATCCGCGTATTTTGAAGAGCCCAATTTTGATTGACGATAAACGCCTTCAAGTAGGGTACAAAGAAGATGATATTCGTGCTTTCTTGCCACGTTCCATTCGTAATGTGGAAAATGCAGAAGCTCGCCTTCGTGCAGCACTGTAA
- a CDS encoding Facilitator superfamily protein, producing MDSGTLDAYIINQLKMAHREDDLRKFLALNNRLEIVGLLLGSSLGGVLYLSIGINIYVFRYCLFSGFNSCDVFLFQ from the coding sequence TTGGATAGTGGAACGCTTGATGCCTACATTATTAATCAATTAAAAATGGCTCATCGTGAGGACGACCTTCGAAAATTTCTAGCGCTCAATAATCGTTTGGAAATTGTCGGACTTTTATTGGGAAGTAGTTTGGGTGGTGTTCTCTATCTAAGCATTGGTATCAATATTTATGTTTTTAGGTATTGCCTTTTTAGTGGCTTCAACTCTTGTGACGTTTTTCTTTTTCAATGA
- the recA gene encoding RecA protein: MAKKTKKTEAITKKFGDERKKALDDALKLIEKDFGKGAVMRLGERAEQKVQVMSSGSLALDIALGAGGYPKGRIIEIYGPESSGKTTVALHAVAQAQKECGIAAFIDAEHALDPAYAAALGVNIDELLLSQPDSGEQGLEIAGKLIDSGAVDLVVVDSVAALVPRAEIDGDIGDSHVGLQARMMSQAMRKLSASINKTKTIAIFINQLREKVGVMFGNPETTPGGRALKFYASVRLDVRGNTQIKGSGDQKDSNVGKETKIKVVKNKVAPPFKTAEVEIMYGEGISRTGELVKIASDLDIIKKAGAWFSYNGEKIGQGSENAKKYLAEHPEVFDEIDHKVRVHYGLVEETEDEKAADIVEESAATNDNVDEVVLDLDDAIEIEE, from the coding sequence TTGGCTAAGAAGACAAAGAAAACAGAAGCTATCACTAAAAAATTTGGTGATGAGCGTAAAAAGGCGCTTGATGATGCCTTGAAATTAATTGAAAAAGATTTCGGTAAGGGAGCTGTTATGCGCCTTGGTGAACGTGCTGAACAAAAAGTTCAAGTCATGAGTTCAGGTAGCTTGGCTCTTGATATTGCTTTAGGTGCAGGTGGTTATCCTAAAGGGCGTATCATTGAAATCTATGGACCTGAAAGTTCTGGTAAGACAACTGTTGCGCTTCATGCGGTAGCACAAGCTCAAAAAGAATGTGGAATTGCTGCCTTTATCGATGCCGAACACGCACTTGATCCAGCTTATGCTGCGGCTCTTGGTGTTAACATTGATGAGCTTCTCTTGTCACAACCTGACTCTGGGGAACAAGGTCTTGAAATTGCAGGAAAATTGATTGACTCAGGTGCTGTTGACCTCGTCGTTGTCGATTCTGTTGCTGCCCTTGTACCTCGTGCCGAAATCGATGGTGACATTGGTGATAGTCACGTTGGTTTGCAAGCTCGTATGATGAGTCAAGCAATGCGTAAATTGTCAGCTTCAATCAACAAAACAAAAACAATTGCGATTTTCATCAACCAGTTGCGTGAAAAAGTTGGTGTGATGTTTGGTAACCCAGAAACAACACCTGGTGGACGCGCGCTTAAGTTCTATGCGTCAGTTCGTCTTGATGTCCGTGGTAACACACAAATCAAAGGTTCTGGTGACCAAAAAGATAGTAATGTTGGTAAAGAAACTAAAATCAAAGTGGTTAAAAACAAAGTTGCGCCACCATTTAAAACAGCCGAAGTTGAAATTATGTATGGTGAGGGAATTTCACGTACGGGTGAGCTTGTTAAGATTGCTAGCGACTTAGACATCATCAAAAAAGCAGGTGCTTGGTTCTCGTATAACGGTGAGAAAATCGGACAAGGTTCTGAAAATGCGAAGAAATACTTGGCAGAACACCCAGAAGTCTTTGATGAAATCGACCACAAAGTACGTGTTCACTACGGTCTCGTAGAAGAAACCGAAGATGAGAAAGCAGCAGATATTGTTGAAGAATCAGCAGCAACTAATGATAATGTTGACGAGGTTGTTCTTGATTTAGATGATGCTATCGAAATCGAAGAATAA
- the nrdD gene encoding Ribonucleotide reductase of class III (anaerobic), large subunit: protein MITLEKETIATQPAVKVIKRDGRSVNFDADKIYNALVKASNNVTKMSPVVEAKLEAISDNIIAEIFDRFKDNVKIYEIQNIVEHELLEANEYAIAQEYINYRTKRDFARSQATDINFTIDKLLKKDQTVVNENANKDSEVFNTQRDLTAGIVGKSIGLKMLPAHVANAHQKGDIHYHDLDYSPYTPMTNCCLIDFKGMLANGFKIGNAEVESPKSIQTATAQISQIIANVASSQYGGCTANRIDEFLAPYAELNYKKHLKDAQDWVAEDRREDYARTKTKKDIYDAMQSLEYEINTLFTSNGQTPFTSLGFGLGTNWFEREIQKAILEIRIKGLGSEHRTAIFPKLIFTLKSGLNLEVGTPNYDIKQLALECATKRMYPDVLSYDKIVELTGSFKAPMGCRSFLQGWKDENGVEVNSGRMNLGVVTVNLPRIAMESNGDINKFWEIFNERMGIAKDALVYRVERVKEATPANAPILYQYGAFGKRLGRYDNVDELFRHRRATVSLGYIGLYEVGTVFYGPEWETNPEAKEFTVDIIRKMKKLCTEWSDEFDYHFSIYSTPSESLTDRFCRLDTEKFGIVKDITDKEYYTNSFHYDVRKNPTPFEKLDFEKAYPEAGATGGFIHYCEYPVLQQNPKALEAVWDYAYSRVGYLGTNTPIDHCYNCGFEGDFTPTERGFVCPNCGNSDPKTVDVVKRTCGYLGNPQARPMVNGRHKEISARVKHMNGSTIKNSGDYSKHKG from the coding sequence ATGATTACATTAGAAAAAGAAACAATTGCGACTCAACCAGCTGTCAAAGTTATCAAACGTGATGGACGTTCTGTGAACTTTGATGCAGATAAAATTTATAATGCTTTGGTTAAAGCAAGTAATAATGTGACAAAAATGTCACCAGTTGTTGAAGCAAAATTGGAAGCTATTTCAGATAATATCATTGCTGAAATTTTTGATCGCTTCAAAGATAATGTCAAAATTTATGAAATTCAAAATATCGTTGAGCATGAACTTTTAGAAGCAAATGAATACGCGATTGCACAAGAATATATTAATTATCGTACAAAACGTGATTTTGCGCGCTCTCAAGCGACAGACATCAACTTTACGATTGATAAACTATTGAAAAAAGACCAAACTGTCGTAAATGAAAACGCTAACAAGGATAGTGAAGTTTTCAATACACAACGTGACTTGACTGCAGGTATTGTTGGTAAATCAATTGGCCTTAAAATGTTACCAGCTCACGTTGCCAATGCTCACCAAAAAGGTGATATTCATTATCATGACCTTGATTACAGCCCATACACTCCGATGACAAACTGCTGTTTGATTGATTTTAAGGGTATGCTTGCAAATGGCTTCAAGATTGGTAATGCTGAGGTAGAAAGTCCAAAATCTATCCAAACTGCAACAGCGCAAATTTCACAAATTATTGCGAATGTTGCGTCAAGCCAATATGGTGGTTGTACAGCTAACCGTATAGATGAATTTTTGGCACCATATGCTGAACTTAACTATAAAAAACACCTTAAAGATGCTCAAGATTGGGTAGCAGAAGACCGTCGTGAAGATTATGCTCGTACAAAAACGAAAAAAGATATTTATGATGCTATGCAAAGTCTTGAATATGAAATTAATACGTTGTTTACATCAAATGGACAAACACCATTTACTTCTCTTGGATTTGGTCTAGGAACGAACTGGTTTGAACGTGAAATTCAAAAAGCGATTCTTGAAATCCGCATAAAAGGTCTTGGAAGCGAACACCGCACAGCTATTTTCCCTAAACTTATCTTCACTTTGAAGAGTGGTCTTAACCTTGAAGTGGGAACACCAAACTATGACATTAAACAATTAGCTTTGGAATGTGCGACAAAACGTATGTATCCAGACGTTCTTTCATACGATAAAATCGTTGAATTGACAGGTTCATTTAAAGCACCAATGGGATGCCGTTCATTCTTACAAGGTTGGAAAGATGAAAATGGTGTCGAAGTTAACTCAGGTCGTATGAACCTTGGTGTTGTGACTGTAAACCTTCCACGTATTGCTATGGAATCAAATGGCGACATCAATAAATTCTGGGAAATCTTCAACGAACGTATGGGTATTGCTAAAGATGCACTTGTTTATCGTGTAGAACGTGTCAAAGAAGCGACACCAGCAAATGCGCCAATTCTTTACCAATACGGTGCTTTTGGTAAACGTCTCGGCAGATATGATAATGTTGATGAACTTTTCCGTCATCGCCGTGCAACGGTTTCACTTGGTTATATCGGACTTTACGAAGTTGGTACAGTCTTTTATGGTCCAGAATGGGAAACAAATCCAGAAGCCAAAGAATTCACCGTTGATATCATTCGTAAGATGAAAAAATTGTGTACAGAATGGTCAGATGAATTTGATTATCATTTCTCAATCTATTCAACACCGTCTGAAAGCTTGACAGACCGCTTCTGCCGTCTTGACACAGAAAAATTCGGTATCGTTAAAGACATTACAGATAAAGAATATTACACAAATTCATTCCACTATGATGTTCGTAAGAACCCAACACCATTTGAAAAATTAGACTTTGAAAAAGCTTATCCAGAAGCAGGTGCAACAGGTGGATTTATTCACTACTGTGAATACCCAGTTCTTCAACAAAATCCAAAAGCTCTAGAAGCTGTTTGGGATTATGCTTACAGCCGTGTTGGTTACCTTGGAACAAATACGCCAATTGACCATTGTTATAATTGTGGATTTGAGGGTGATTTTACACCAACTGAACGAGGTTTTGTTTGTCCAAACTGTGGTAACAGCGATCCTAAAACAGTAGATGTAGTTAAACGTACTTGTGGCTATCTTGGAAACCCACAAGCTCGTCCAATGGTTAATGGTCGTCACAAAGAAATTTCTGCTCGTGTAAAACACATGAACGGATCAACAATTAAAAATTCTGGTGACTACAGTAAACATAAAGGCTAA
- the cinA gene encoding Competence/damage-inducible protein CinA, which produces MKAEIIAVGTEILTGQITNTNAQFLSEEFAKLGIDVFFQTAVGDNEERLLSVINLASKRSELVVLCGGLGPTEDDLTKQTLAKYLGRDLVFDEQANKRLDEFFATRPQFARTANNERQAQLIEGSIPLQNSTGLAVGGVLEVNGVTYVVLPGPPSELKPMVLDSLVPLLSEGHRQLYSRVLRFFGIGESQLVTVLTDLIDNQTDPTIAPYAKTGEVTLRLSTKANDVTSAKAKLDALEHKILAKKTLNGILLEQLLYGYGDDNSMARVVFELLKEKHKTITAAESLTAGLFQSSIADFSGSSAVFNGGFVTYSIEEKSKMLHIPLEDLQEHGVVSHFTAEKMAEQSRLLTDADFGIGLTGVAGPNSLEGHPAGTVFIGIATREKVHSIRVVLGGRSRSDVRYIATLYAFNLVRQALLQG; this is translated from the coding sequence ATGAAAGCTGAAATCATTGCTGTGGGAACAGAAATTCTAACAGGACAAATCACAAATACAAATGCTCAATTTTTATCGGAAGAATTTGCCAAGTTAGGAATTGATGTGTTCTTTCAAACAGCTGTTGGTGATAATGAAGAACGTCTTTTATCAGTTATTAATTTAGCAAGCAAGCGAAGTGAATTAGTTGTCTTATGTGGAGGGCTTGGTCCGACAGAAGACGATTTAACAAAACAAACGTTAGCAAAATATTTGGGACGCGATTTAGTCTTTGATGAACAAGCTAACAAGCGTTTGGACGAATTTTTTGCGACACGTCCGCAGTTTGCTAGAACGGCTAATAACGAACGTCAAGCACAGCTGATTGAAGGGTCAATACCGTTGCAAAATAGCACTGGTTTGGCTGTTGGTGGCGTGCTAGAAGTAAATGGCGTGACCTATGTTGTTCTCCCTGGACCGCCGAGTGAATTAAAACCAATGGTATTGGATTCTCTAGTACCTTTATTGTCTGAAGGCCATAGGCAGCTTTATTCACGTGTGTTGCGTTTCTTTGGTATTGGTGAAAGCCAGTTAGTGACCGTTTTGACAGATTTGATTGATAATCAAACAGACCCAACGATTGCTCCGTATGCGAAAACAGGTGAGGTGACCCTTCGTTTATCAACCAAGGCAAATGATGTGACGTCAGCAAAAGCGAAATTGGATGCTCTAGAGCATAAAATTCTAGCTAAAAAAACATTAAATGGTATTCTTCTTGAACAGTTACTTTATGGCTATGGTGATGATAACAGTATGGCGCGTGTTGTTTTTGAGTTGTTGAAAGAAAAGCACAAAACCATTACAGCGGCAGAAAGTTTGACTGCAGGGCTATTCCAATCTAGTATCGCTGATTTTTCAGGGTCATCTGCAGTATTTAATGGCGGATTTGTGACGTATAGTATAGAAGAAAAATCAAAAATGCTTCACATTCCTCTTGAAGATTTGCAAGAACATGGTGTAGTAAGTCACTTTACAGCTGAAAAAATGGCAGAGCAATCACGTTTATTGACAGATGCTGATTTTGGTATCGGTTTGACAGGTGTTGCAGGACCAAATAGCTTAGAAGGACATCCAGCAGGAACAGTTTTTATTGGTATTGCTACTAGAGAAAAAGTTCATTCTATTCGTGTTGTTCTAGGTGGACGAAGCCGTTCAGACGTCCGTTATATTGCTACTTTATATGCTTTCAACTTAGTACGTCAAGCTTTATTACAAGGCTAA
- a CDS encoding Competence-induced protein Ccs4, with protein MNTSEQVNVDQSTAQSYSCSSRSARKVSENKSHQEASRRTKVPQPHKLYLLILSVVISCLSVSMPVFTDMANSVQSQNLYIGLMFTKGQLPFTDMFATGGFLYYALIALAYYLGSTLWLVPIQIATFYLSGIYFYKLVNYFTSSQRVAVAFSGIFYLLNIALGFGGLYPIQFAMPFVMVSLWFLTKYFADIIKDEAFILYGFAGAAAMLLEPRTLVFWGISFLTIIVYNLTQKHFARGFYQLLCIIFGTILVFYTVGYFILNLQVLSSYISQAIVYQFTYFATSDSNFILTLLFQVVVALVSGILLGAFSFGKIIKGANDKVSKWLIFLVFLGFLIIDLLSQSYHFYHLLIVLPFGLLLTAMVLSECYQRHLTKISHRRKKSSSDDKGIFGLYLSRHLYFPILLLIIGVGQPVVSYFLSSGTDSERSTIASYLKKQTSSNDKIYVWDTSSKIGIKSQLASSSQFTSPVVNTTKTSNEKILEDELLQNLASYIVVNNDEKISDTIKNDISSNYEEVSISGVSGFTVYHKK; from the coding sequence GTGAATACATCAGAACAAGTAAATGTAGATCAGAGTACTGCACAATCTTACAGCTGTTCAAGTCGTTCAGCTCGTAAGGTTAGTGAGAACAAAAGTCACCAAGAGGCGTCTAGAAGAACAAAAGTCCCACAACCTCATAAACTTTACCTTTTAATATTGAGTGTTGTTATTAGTTGTTTGTCTGTATCAATGCCAGTCTTTACAGATATGGCAAATAGTGTGCAATCTCAAAACCTTTACATTGGTTTAATGTTTACTAAAGGACAACTTCCGTTTACAGATATGTTTGCGACAGGTGGTTTTCTTTATTATGCTTTGATTGCTTTGGCTTACTATCTTGGTTCTACGTTGTGGTTGGTGCCAATTCAAATTGCAACATTCTACTTGTCAGGAATCTATTTCTATAAATTGGTCAATTACTTTACTAGCAGTCAACGTGTAGCAGTTGCTTTTAGTGGTATTTTTTACCTATTAAACATTGCTCTTGGTTTTGGTGGTCTGTACCCTATCCAATTTGCGATGCCATTTGTCATGGTATCTTTGTGGTTCCTAACAAAATATTTTGCGGATATTATCAAAGACGAAGCCTTTATCCTTTATGGATTTGCTGGCGCAGCAGCAATGCTTTTAGAGCCACGTACTTTGGTGTTCTGGGGAATTTCTTTCCTAACTATTATCGTTTATAATTTAACACAAAAACATTTTGCTCGAGGATTTTATCAATTATTGTGTATCATTTTCGGAACAATTCTTGTCTTTTACACAGTTGGTTACTTTATCCTAAATTTGCAGGTATTATCATCCTATATTTCTCAAGCAATTGTTTATCAATTTACGTATTTTGCGACAAGTGATAGTAATTTTATCTTGACATTGCTATTCCAAGTTGTTGTGGCTCTAGTTTCAGGGATTTTACTTGGTGCCTTTTCTTTTGGAAAAATCATCAAGGGAGCTAATGACAAGGTATCTAAATGGCTTATTTTTCTTGTTTTTTTAGGCTTCTTAATCATAGATCTTTTGTCACAAAGTTACCATTTCTATCATTTATTAATAGTATTGCCTTTTGGTTTGTTGTTAACTGCAATGGTATTGAGTGAATGTTATCAACGCCATTTAACGAAAATATCACATCGTCGTAAAAAATCATCTAGTGATGACAAAGGCATTTTTGGATTATATCTAAGTCGTCATCTTTATTTTCCGATTTTGTTGCTTATTATCGGTGTAGGGCAACCTGTGGTTTCTTATTTCTTATCATCTGGTACTGATAGTGAACGCTCGACTATTGCAAGCTATTTGAAAAAACAAACATCTAGTAACGATAAGATTTATGTCTGGGATACGTCATCTAAGATTGGTATTAAGAGTCAATTAGCAAGTAGTTCACAATTTACATCACCTGTTGTGAATACAACTAAAACATCTAATGAAAAAATATTAGAAGATGAGTTGTTACAAAATCTAGCGTCATATATTGTGGTTAATAATGATGAAAAAATTTCTGATACGATAAAAAATGATATTTCTTCAAACTATGAAGAGGTCTCAATCAGCGGTGTATCAGGCTTTACCGTCTATCATAAAAAATAG
- the ruvB gene encoding Holliday junction DNA helicase RuvB: MSRILDNDIMGDEEFVEHTLRPQFLKEYIGQDKVKNQLKIFIEAAKLRDESLDHVLLFGPPGLGKTTMAFVIANELGVNLKQTSGPAIEKAGDLVAILNDLEPGDVLFIDEIHRMPMAVEEVLYSAMEDFYIDIMIGNGETSRSVHLDLPPFTLIGATTRAGMLSNPLRARFGITGHMEYYDVEDLTEIVERTADIFEMEIVHEAAQELARRSRGTPRIANRLLKRVRDYAQIMGDGIITKGITDKALMMLDVDHEGLDYIDQKILRTMIEVYNGGPVGLGTLSVNIAEECDTVEDMYEPYLIQKGFIMRTRTGRVATEKAYEHLGYPYSEK; this comes from the coding sequence ATGAGCAGAATTTTAGATAATGATATTATGGGTGATGAGGAATTTGTGGAGCACACGCTTCGTCCACAGTTTTTAAAAGAATATATTGGACAAGATAAGGTTAAAAATCAGCTAAAAATCTTTATTGAGGCAGCAAAATTACGTGATGAGTCTTTGGATCATGTGCTATTGTTTGGACCTCCTGGTCTTGGTAAAACGACAATGGCATTTGTGATTGCTAACGAATTAGGGGTGAATTTAAAACAGACATCTGGACCTGCTATCGAAAAAGCTGGTGATTTGGTTGCTATCTTGAATGATTTGGAACCTGGTGATGTGCTTTTTATTGACGAAATTCATCGTATGCCAATGGCTGTGGAAGAAGTGCTTTATAGTGCCATGGAAGATTTTTATATTGACATCATGATTGGCAATGGCGAGACTAGTCGTAGTGTTCACTTGGATTTACCACCGTTTACCTTGATTGGTGCGACAACACGTGCTGGTATGCTTTCTAATCCTTTACGTGCTCGTTTTGGCATTACTGGGCATATGGAATACTATGACGTTGAAGATTTGACAGAAATTGTTGAACGTACGGCAGATATTTTTGAAATGGAAATTGTCCATGAAGCTGCCCAAGAATTGGCACGACGTAGTCGTGGAACACCTCGTATTGCTAATCGTCTCTTAAAACGTGTACGTGATTACGCCCAAATTATGGGAGATGGTATTATCACAAAAGGTATTACCGATAAAGCATTGATGATGTTAGATGTTGACCATGAGGGACTTGATTACATTGACCAGAAAATCTTGCGTACCATGATTGAGGTTTATAACGGTGGTCCTGTCGGTTTAGGAACGCTATCCGTTAATATCGCTGAGGAGTGTGATACTGTTGAGGATATGTATGAGCCGTATTTGATTCAAAAAGGCTTTATTATGCGCACTCGTACTGGTCGTGTGGCAACTGAAAAAGCTTATGAACATTTGGGCTATCCTTATTCAGAAAAATAA
- a CDS encoding Acetyltransferase — MQLRRPKLSDKAAVIDMMKEFETRQSAHDGGFWSVDNFVYEDWIERNQLSEMGIDVPSTFVPAIQFVSFDDNGRALGFLHLRLRLNDNLLNKGGYIGYSIRPSDRHKGLAKEQLHLGLIEAKKKNIKQALVTCHTDNVASRKVILANGGILEDVRESTERYWINLDEE; from the coding sequence ATGCAATTACGAAGACCTAAATTATCAGATAAAGCAGCTGTTATTGACATGATGAAAGAATTTGAGACAAGACAATCTGCTCATGACGGCGGTTTTTGGTCTGTGGATAACTTTGTTTACGAGGACTGGATTGAAAGAAATCAATTAAGTGAAATGGGTATTGATGTGCCGTCAACGTTTGTTCCAGCGATTCAATTTGTTTCTTTTGATGATAACGGAAGGGCTCTAGGATTTTTGCATTTACGTTTACGTCTAAATGATAATCTCTTAAATAAGGGGGGATATATTGGGTATTCGATTCGTCCGTCAGATCGTCATAAGGGGTTGGCTAAGGAACAGCTTCACCTAGGTTTAATAGAAGCTAAAAAGAAAAATATCAAGCAAGCTTTGGTGACTTGTCACACGGATAATGTTGCTAGCCGAAAGGTGATTTTGGCAAATGGTGGTATTTTAGAGGATGTCCGTGAGTCAACCGAGCGTTATTGGATAAATTTGGATGAAGAATAA
- the yggF gene encoding putative Holliday junction resolvase: protein MRIMGLDVGSKTVGVAISDPLGFTAQGVEIIRIDEEAGEFGFERLGELVKQYKVDKFVVGLPKNMNNTEGPRVEASKVYGDKINKLFNIPVDYQDERLTTVQAERMLVEQADISRGKRKKVIDKLAAQLILQNYLDRMF from the coding sequence ATGAGAATCATGGGACTAGACGTTGGCTCAAAAACAGTTGGCGTTGCTATCAGTGATCCGCTAGGCTTTACAGCACAGGGCGTAGAAATTATCAGAATTGATGAAGAAGCTGGCGAATTTGGTTTTGAACGACTTGGAGAGTTAGTTAAACAGTATAAGGTTGATAAGTTTGTTGTTGGTTTGCCTAAAAATATGAATAATACAGAAGGCCCTCGCGTGGAAGCTAGTAAAGTATACGGCGATAAAATCAACAAACTTTTCAATATTCCTGTTGATTATCAAGATGAACGTTTGACAACTGTCCAAGCAGAGCGAATGCTGGTTGAACAAGCTGATATTAGCCGTGGAAAACGTAAGAAAGTTATTGATAAACTGGCTGCACAGCTTATTTTGCAAAATTATTTAGATAGAATGTTTTAA
- the nrdG gene encoding Ribonucleotide reductase of class III (anaerobic), activating protein — protein sequence MEEKSWNTPEPGEWKSEELSQGRIIDYKAFNFVDGEGVRNSLYVSGCMFHCKGCYNAATWSFKAGMPYTQELEEQIMADLAQPYVQGLTLLGGEPFLNTGILLPLIKRVRRELPEKDIWSWTGYTWEEMMQETPDKLEMLSLIDILVDGRFDITKKNLMLQFRGSSNQRIIDVQKSLKAGEVVIWDKLNDGDQKFEQVSRDDLV from the coding sequence ATGGAAGAAAAAAGTTGGAATACGCCCGAGCCTGGTGAATGGAAGTCAGAGGAATTAAGTCAAGGACGAATCATTGACTACAAAGCTTTTAACTTTGTTGACGGTGAGGGTGTGCGTAATTCTCTTTATGTTTCTGGGTGTATGTTTCACTGTAAAGGCTGCTACAATGCGGCAACGTGGTCTTTCAAGGCTGGTATGCCTTATACACAAGAGCTTGAAGAGCAAATTATGGCTGATTTGGCACAACCTTATGTTCAAGGGCTAACGCTTCTTGGTGGTGAACCATTTCTTAATACGGGGATTCTGTTGCCGTTAATCAAGCGCGTGCGTCGTGAATTGCCTGAAAAGGATATTTGGTCTTGGACAGGTTATACGTGGGAAGAAATGATGCAAGAAACGCCAGATAAGCTAGAAATGCTTAGTTTAATCGATATTTTGGTTGATGGGCGTTTTGATATTACTAAGAAGAATTTAATGTTGCAATTCCGTGGTTCTTCTAATCAACGTATTATTGACGTGCAAAAGTCGTTGAAAGCTGGTGAGGTTGTCATTTGGGATAAATTAAATGACGGTGACCAAAAATTTGAACAAGTCAGCCGTGATGATTTAGTTTAA
- a CDS encoding Facilitator superfamily protein translates to MKSITRNTFVYLLANFLVTVAYSMPHLILTVILLSKGLSLLQILIVQSAYSIAIVLFEFPSGLIADNYSRKNIYSLSKLFLIDYKCFCLSFLVTIFTLSLLLDFAMGLLRPWIVERLMPTLLIN, encoded by the coding sequence ATGAAAAGTATTACTAGGAACACTTTTGTTTACCTTTTGGCAAATTTTTTAGTTACGGTGGCTTATTCCATGCCGCACTTGATTTTAACGGTTATTTTATTGTCAAAAGGGTTAAGTTTGTTGCAGATTTTGATCGTTCAATCAGCTTATAGCATTGCGATTGTTTTATTTGAATTTCCAAGTGGGTTGATTGCAGACAATTATTCCCGCAAAAACATTTATAGTCTATCAAAGTTATTTTTGATAGACTATAAATGTTTTTGCTTGTCCTTTTTAGTAACAATTTTTACCTTATCTTTGCTGCTTGATTTTGCTATGGGATTGCTTCGGCCTTGGATAGTGGAACGCTTGATGCCTACATTATTAATCAATTAA
- a CDS encoding Facilitator superfamily protein — MFLGIAFLVASTLVTFFFFNENLKNTTLEENHVSVLKQQITDSFIELRKQPRQGVIASLFYFHLCFYVIEFILNYYFNKMVSIDNISSLVSFKSTISRLGSICLLCLLSLMVKVFAVEQVMAVNFMASLLFLFLLVIIWLRKQYG; from the coding sequence ATGTTTTTAGGTATTGCCTTTTTAGTGGCTTCAACTCTTGTGACGTTTTTCTTTTTCAATGAAAATCTAAAAAATACGACACTAGAAGAGAACCATGTTTCTGTTTTAAAACAGCAGATTACAGATAGTTTTATCGAGTTAAGAAAGCAACCACGACAGGGTGTTATTGCCAGCTTATTTTATTTTCATCTTTGTTTTTATGTCATTGAATTTATTTTAAATTATTACTTCAACAAAATGGTGTCAATTGACAATATCTCGTCTCTTGTTTCCTTTAAATCGACCATTAGTCGCTTGGGAAGTATTTGTTTATTGTGCCTTTTGAGCTTAATGGTAAAAGTATTTGCTGTTGAACAAGTCATGGCAGTCAACTTTATGGCATCATTACTTTTCTTGTTTTTACTAGTCATTATATGGTTAAGAAAACAATATGGTTAA